ACATTCCCGACCGCAACAAGGTCGCGCCGCTCGTCGTTCCGGAGCCCGCCCAGGCGGCTGCGTCTTCGCCAGCCCAGGCGCCTGCTGCCGCCGCCTCGACCGGCCGCACGGCTGCCAGCCCGCCCACGGCCGGCCTGTCCGACGGGGAGGAAGTCATCCAGCCTTCGCGCGGCACGGCCGCTGCCGCAGCCTCTTCCGCACCGGCACACAGGGCGGAGGCCCACGCCGAACGCTCTGCCACCGCACCCGCATCCAAGCCCGCCGCCAAGCCGGCCCATGAACCCAGGCCGGAGCCGAAGCCCGCGGTGGCCGAAACCCGTCCGGCGCCCCCCGCACCGGTATCGCGCGACGACGCGGCCCGCGCCCGTGCCTTGCTGGAGGGCCGCGACGGGGCTGCGGGCGCTGCCGCCACCGTGGCCGCGAAGGCTGACGATGGCGGGCGTCTGATCGTGCAGGTGGGCGCCTTCGCGGATGCCGACAAGGCCCGCGAAGTGCGGCAGTCTCTGGAACGCTCGGGGCTCAAGACCTACACGCAGGTCGTCGACACCAAGGATGGCAAGCGCACGCGCGTGCGGGTGGGGCCTTTCTCCAGCAAGGCCGAGGCCGACAAGGCGGCGGCACGCATCAAGGGCCTGGGTCTGTCTGCGTCGGTCCTCGCGCTGTAGTCCGGGTGGGGCAGGCTTTCCGAGGTATGTCGGCGCTGGACTGGATCTTCGTGGCGGCGTTGCTGGCATCCCTGCTGCTGGGCGCATGGCGCGGGCTGGTGTACGAAGTGCTGTCGTTGGCGGGTTGGGTGCTTGCTTTCTTCGTGGCGCAATGGTTCGCGGCCGATGTGGCTGCCTGGCTGCCCATTGCCGAATCGGCCGGTTCGATCCGCCATGCGGCGGGATTTCTGGTGGTGTTCGTGGGAACGGTGTTCGCGTGCGGTTTTCTTGCGTGGCTTGCCAAGAAGCTCATCGAGGCCGTGGGCCTGCGGCCCGCGGATCGCACGCTGGGCGCGGCCTTCGGGCTGCTGCGCGGATTGGTGTTGCTGTTGGCCGCCACGCTCGTCGCCCTGTGGACGCCGGTCCATGAGGCCGCATGGTGGAAAGAGTCCGCAACGGTCCCCATATGGACCGAAATGCTGGTGGTGCTGAAGCCGGCGCTGCCTGAATCCCTCGGACGGCATCTGCCGGGCTGAGCAGGTTTGTTTCGTGCACGTGGCGGCCATCCCGACAAGGGCGCCGCGGCGGGTTTCTTTGGTGTGTATCGCGGGCCGGGCCCGCCTTTGGATGGAACGCTAACTATGTGTGGAATCGTCGGTGTGGTCAGTACGGCTCCCGTCAACCAGCTGATCTATGACGCCTTGCTGTTGTTGCAGCACCGGGGCCAGGATGCCGCGGGCATCGTCACGCAGCAGGAACGCAAGTTCTTCATGCACAAGGCCAAGGGCATGGTGCGCGACGTGTTCCGCACCCGCAACATGCGCGCGCTGCCTGGCACGGTGGGCCTGGGACAGGTCCGCTATCCCACGGCCGGCAATGCATACAGCGAGGAAGAGGCGCAGCCTTTCTACGTGAATGCCCCGTTCGGCATCGTGCTGGTGCACAACGGCAACCTGACCAATGCACAGCCCCTGCGCGCCGAACTGTTCTCGACGGACCATCGCCACACGAACACCGAGAGCGACTCCGAAGTGCTGCTCAACGTGTTCGCGCACGAGCTCGAGCGTTCCACCCATGGGGTGCCCCTGCAGGTCAAGGACGTCTTCGCGGCAGTGCGCGCGGTGCACAAGCGCGTCAAGGGTTCGTACGCGGTGATCGCGCTGATCGCCGGCCACGGCCTGCTGGCGTTCCGCGATCCGCACGGCATCCGCCCTCTGTGCCTGGGCCGCAGCAGCGACGGCGCGGTGATGGTGGGCAGCGAGTCGGTGGCGCTCGAAGGCACCAACCACGTGTTCGAGCGCGATGTCCAGCCGGGCGAGGCCGTGTTCATCACGCCCGACGGCACCGTGCACGCCGAGCAGTGCGCCGAGGTGCCGCAGCTCAACCCGTGCATCTTCGAGTTCGTGTATCTCGCCCGGCCGGACTCCGTGCTGGACGGCATCTCGGTCTACCAGGCGCGTCTCAACCTGGGCGAGTCGCTCGCCAAGCGGGTGGTGTCCACCGTGCCGCCCAACGAGATCGACGTGATCATCCCCATCCCCGAATCCAGCCGCCCCAGCGCCACGCAGCTCGCGCACCTGCTGGGCATTCCGTACCGCGAGGGTTTCGTGAAGAACCGCTACGTGGGCCGCACCTTCATCATGCCGGGGCAGGGTGTGCGCAAGAAGTCGGTCCGCCAGAAGCTCAACGTGATCGGCAGCGAGTTCAAGGGCCGCAACGTGCTGCTCGTGGACGACTCCATCGTCCGCGGCACCACCTCGCGCGAGATCGTGCAGATGGCCCGCGATGCCGGCGCGCGCAAGGTCTACCTGGCGAGTGCCGCGCCACCGGTGCGCTATCCCAACGTGTACGGCATCGACATGCCCACGAGCAACGAACTCGTGGCCCATGGCCGTACCGTCGAGGAGATCCGCGAGGCGATCG
The DNA window shown above is from Acidovorax sp. NCPPB 4044 and carries:
- a CDS encoding CvpA family protein; protein product: MSALDWIFVAALLASLLLGAWRGLVYEVLSLAGWVLAFFVAQWFAADVAAWLPIAESAGSIRHAAGFLVVFVGTVFACGFLAWLAKKLIEAVGLRPADRTLGAAFGLLRGLVLLLAATLVALWTPVHEAAWWKESATVPIWTEMLVVLKPALPESLGRHLPG
- the purF gene encoding amidophosphoribosyltransferase yields the protein MCGIVGVVSTAPVNQLIYDALLLLQHRGQDAAGIVTQQERKFFMHKAKGMVRDVFRTRNMRALPGTVGLGQVRYPTAGNAYSEEEAQPFYVNAPFGIVLVHNGNLTNAQPLRAELFSTDHRHTNTESDSEVLLNVFAHELERSTHGVPLQVKDVFAAVRAVHKRVKGSYAVIALIAGHGLLAFRDPHGIRPLCLGRSSDGAVMVGSESVALEGTNHVFERDVQPGEAVFITPDGTVHAEQCAEVPQLNPCIFEFVYLARPDSVLDGISVYQARLNLGESLAKRVVSTVPPNEIDVIIPIPESSRPSATQLAHLLGIPYREGFVKNRYVGRTFIMPGQGVRKKSVRQKLNVIGSEFKGRNVLLVDDSIVRGTTSREIVQMARDAGARKVYLASAAPPVRYPNVYGIDMPTSNELVAHGRTVEEIREAIGCDALIYQDVNAMKKSVGSLNGRIQGFDASCFDGVYVTGDITAQDIARLNEGRVGKEEQEEDTSRLALPNAQDA
- a CDS encoding SPOR domain-containing protein, which encodes MAFFKFRWPGRKEQPEKPAKRSRGGSGAQAESIEAMRRRARHRLIGAAVLVLAGIIGFPVLFDTQPRPIPVDIPIDIPDRNKVAPLVVPEPAQAAASSPAQAPAAAASTGRTAASPPTAGLSDGEEVIQPSRGTAAAAASSAPAHRAEAHAERSATAPASKPAAKPAHEPRPEPKPAVAETRPAPPAPVSRDDAARARALLEGRDGAAGAAATVAAKADDGGRLIVQVGAFADADKAREVRQSLERSGLKTYTQVVDTKDGKRTRVRVGPFSSKAEADKAAARIKGLGLSASVLAL